The genomic DNA TTCATCTTTCACGCGTCGGCTGTGCAGGCGCGGTTCGGAAAACGGCGACTGGCGGAGCTGTCCAAGCGTCCGGGGAAGATTCATTGCTTTTGGGAACCTCTCTGTGGGAACACCCCTCACCTGCGGTGATTATACGCCCGCGGCATCACACGCTTATGTGATGCCGGAACCGCGCTCCGGATGCGGGATTCAGGGGTCCTCGCTCTGAGAGTGGTGGAGCGCGACCGTGAGCCCGCCTCCTTCACTCCTCCGGTGGGGTTCGCAGCACCGACGCTTGGTGGATCCCGTTGGCGATCTCCGGCAAGATGCCCAGCTCTCTGTAAATCGGCCGCACCTCGCTCCGCACGTCCTCCAGATGCAACCCGAACCACGCCGCTCCCGCCACGCAGCACACCCCGCTGATCAGCAGCGTCCTCGGTGCCCCCATTCTCGCCGCTACGCTTCCCGCCAGCAGGCTACCGAACGGCGTCATGCCCACGATCGCCATCGAGAAGTAGCTCATCACCCGGCCGCGCTTCTCTTCATCCACGATCGTCTGCAGAATGGTGTTGCTAGCCGCCATCTGCTGCATCATGCCCATTCCGGTTACAACCATCAGTGCCAGCGACAGCCACATCCGGCGCGATTGCGAGAACGTGATCAGGCCGATTCCGAACAGTGCCGCCGACGCCGTCACCACCCGACCCAGCCCCACCACTGTCCTGCGCGACGCCAGGTGGACCGCGCCCGTTAGCGCGCCCACTCCCGACGCCGCCATCAGGAACCCAAGCGTGTGCGGCCCTCCTCGGAGAATGCTGCCCGCAAAAATCGGCATCAGCACCGTGTACGGCATTCCCACCAGGCTCACCAGCGCCAGCAGCACCAGAATCGCCCGGATCGCCACCGACCCCGACACGTAAGCCCACCCTTCCTTGAGCTCGGCCAGCATGTTGGTTCGGGCGCGGCGTGGCTCCTGCCGTCGCAGACGCATCAGCAGCAGGGAGGCGATCACCGCCAGGTAGCTGAACCCGTCAATCAGGAAACAGTAGCCTTCTCCGAACACAGCGATCACCACGCCCGCCAGTGACGGCCCGATCAACCGCGCCATGTTCACCATCGACGAGTTCAGCGCGATGGCATTGCTCAGGTCCTCGCGCTCTTCCACCATTTCCACGACGAAAGCCTGGCGCGCGGGCATGTCGAAGGCGTTGATCAGTCCCTGGAATGCGCTCAGCCACACAATGTTCCAGATGGTGATGCGGTGCGTCAGCGCTAGCACTGCCAACGCGAACGATTGCAACATGGCCAGGATCTGGGTCACCACCAGCACGCGGTGGCGGTCCAGTCGGTCCACCCACACGCCGGCAAAGGGCGCGAGCAGGAAAGTCGGAATCTGTCCCGCGAATCCGACCACCCCCAGCAACAGCGCGGAGCCGGTCAGGCGGTACACCAGCCAACTGGTCGCGATTCGCGTCATCCACGTGCCGATCAGCGACACGCTTTGTCCGCCGAAGAACAGCCGGTAATTGCGATGGCGCAGCGCGCGCACCGCGAACATCCATCTGGCTTCGGAATTTTGCGATTCGACGGGCGGCGCCATCCGCTTTACTAAGATGCTCGTGCCGGTCCGCTGGCCGAAGAGAATGCGCGCGGAAACCTGTGCCGCGCGCAAGATTTATGCAGGAATTCTGCCCTCCGGCAGCAGTGGCATCGCCCTCAGCCGCACTCCGCTCGCCGAAAAGATCGCATTCGCCACCGCCGGCGCCAGGCCGACAATCGGCGTTTCCCCGGCGCCGGCCGGCGGCAGGTCCTTGCGGTCGAGCACGACGATCTCGATCTCTGGGGCGTCGGCGAACCGCGGCACGCGGTACTGCGCGAAATGCGGGTTCAGAACATGCCCGTTCTCGAAGCGCACCGCCTCGAACATCGCGCCCCCGATCGCCTGCACGATCATGCCCTCGATCTGGTTGCGCAGTCCGTTGGGATTCACCACCGCGCCGCACTCGAACGCCTCCACCACGCGGCGGATCCTGACTGCGCGCGTCTTCGTATCGATCGCAACCTCGGCGCAGGTGGCCACGTGTCCGCCTTTCTCGATCCCGCCCGCAATCCCGAAGCCGCGCGTTGCCGTCGCCTTCTCGCGTCCCCAGCCGAACTTGGCTGCTGCCGCCTGAAACACGGCGCGCAGCCGCGGGTTCGCTGTGTTCTTCAGCCGGAACTCCAGCGGCTCGATTCCCGCCGCGTGCGCCAATTCGTCCATGTGGCTCTCGCGCGCGAAGTGGTTGGCGGTGGCCGCCAGTCCGCGGTACGACCCCTGCCGCAGCGGCGACTTTACCGGATGGAACTGGATCAACTGGTTCGCGATGTCGTAGGGAGTCCCGATCGCCGCCGGACCCGAATTGCAGTTGTGAAACTCCCACGCCACGATGGTTCCGTCCTTGCGCGCGCCGCTTCGAACCTCGATCAACCCCGCCGGGCGGAAGTAGGCCCAGGTGAATTCCTCTTCCCGCGTCCACACCACCTTGACCGGTTTGGCCGCCGCACGTGCCAGCCGCGCCGCTTCCACCGCCGCGTCGCCCGTGTGCTTGCCGCCGTATGCTGAGCCGGTGTCGGGCACCAGCACCCGCGCCTTATCCGGCGAAATCCGGAACGCCTCCACCAACTCGTCGCGCACCGCGAATGGACGCTGCGTTCCCGTCCACACCGTGAGCTTGTCGCCCTTCCACTCGGCGAGCGCGGCCCGTGTTTCCAGCGGCGCATGCGCGATGTACTGCACGGTGTACGTCTGCTCGATTTTGAAATCCGCTTCCGCCAGGGCCTGCGTCACCGAGCCCGTCTGATGTTTGGAGCCGGTGGCGCGATTGCCACCTTCCTCCTGGTTATTCTTCAGGTACTCGAACAGGCTCGCGTTCGACGGCTGCGGAGGCACGCTCCACTGCGCCTTGATCGCCGACACGGCCCGCTCCGCCGTCCACGCATCCGGCGCCACCACGCCGATGAAGTCGCCGTCGCGCACTACCTTCACGCCCGGCATTTTTTCCGCCGCACTGCTGTCCAGTGACACCAACTTCGCTTTGAATCCCGCCGGCCGCAGCACCTTGCCGTATATCATCCCCTCGACCTGCATGTCCGACGTGTACCGGTGTTCTCCCGTCACGAATTTGCGCCCGTCTACCTTCGGCACCGGCTTGCCGGCGATCTTCCACTCGCTGGCGGGGGTCAGCTCCGGGTCCGCCGCCGTCATTTTCACGATGTTGCGGCCCTGCGTGAGCTCGCCATAGCTAAACGACTGCTTGGTGTGCGGGTTCATGACTTTGCCATCGGCCGCGACCAGCGACGCTGGCTGCGCGCTCCACTTCTGCGCCGCGATTTCTACCAGTGCCTGGCGCGCTTCCAGCGCTATCTTGCGCAGTTGCGGACCCATGGTCGGCGTGGTGCGGCTGCCGAACGTCCCCGCATCCCACGGCGTCAGCTCGGTATCGCCCATCGTCATTCTGATCGATTCCACCGGCGCCCTCAGCTCTTCCGCCACCTGCTGCGCCAGCGAGGTGCGGATGTTCTGCCCCATCTCGACCTTGCCGGTGTAGACCGTGACCGTGCCGTCCTGCGCGACGTGCAGCCACGCGGCGATCTCCTGCGGCAGTTCCTGACTGCGGAACCCGCCCCGTCCCGATTCCTGCCCCAACAAGCTTTTTGCCGCCACGCACACCAGCACGCCTCCGCCCAGCGTCTTCAGGAAGCTGCGCCGGTTCACCTCGAACCAGTGCAGGCCGTTCACATCGTACTGCGCTATTTCGAATGCCAGGTCAGTTTGTAAGTCGAGTTCACTTGGGTTGCCCCATCCTTGTCCCGCCCGGGTTTGGCGGGACAGGGTGGGGTTTTTCTCCTTCTCGCCGCTCATCGTTTCTACTCCTTCCGCATCCCCTGCGACGCCTGCCGCACCGCGGCCACGATGCGCGCATACGTCCCGCAGCGGCAGATGTTGCCGTTCATCTGGCGCACGATCTCTGCATCGCTGGGATTTGTCGTGTTCATCAGCAGCCCGGCGGCCGACATGATCATCCCCGACGTGCAATACGCGCACTGGAACGCCTCCTGATCGAGGAACGCCTGCTGCACCGGATGTAATCGTCCGTTCCGTTCCAGGTCCTCGATCGTCGTGATCTTTTTTCCCGCCGCGTCGCCGACGCGGGTACGGCACGATCGCACCGGCTTGCCGTTCAGCAGCACGGTGCACGCGCCGCATTCGCCCTCGCCGCAGCCGTACTTGGTTCCGGTAAGCTGCAGCCGGTCGCGCAACACCGACAGCAGCGATTCCTGCGGCGCCGCCTCCACCCGTCGTTCGTTTCCGTTGACTATCAGCACCAGCGCTGACATGGCCACCTCCGTCAGGACCCAAACGCAGTGGGTCCCGGCGCCCTCGCCGGGACCGCTCTTCCAGATACCGCCGAATTACGTGGCGACGGCCGCCTATGGCCGCCGCTACAAGTCGTCAATCCCTCTGTGCCCTCTGTGGCTAATCCAGGCGTCACCGTCCCACCACCAGCAACTCGAAGCTCCCCGGCTCCATTGTCGGACGCAGTCCCGGCGCGGGCGGCGGCTGCAACTTCGCCGCGGGAATGAAGAGCTGGTGCGTTTTCTCATCGAGCGCGATCGTGCGCCCGCTCACCTGCGTGGGCACGGTTTGCACTGTCTCGAATTTGCCCGGCGCGGTTTCGCCGATCACCGTCACGGTTCCGTCGCGCCCATTCGCCGCAAACGCCAACTCATTGGAAGCATCGAACGCCGTCCCATCGCACCCTGCTCCGATCGGCACCGAAGCCAGCAGCTTGCCGCTGTTCGCATCCATCACGGCCATAGCCTTATTGCCCGAGCATCCTGCGAACAAGCGCCCCTTGTTGCGATCGATCGCCAGCCCGGTCGGCCTCTCGCACGGCGACATCGCCCATTCGTTGGTGACCTTCATTGCGGCCGCGTCAATCACCGCCAAGGTACCCTTGTCCTCGATGTTCACGAACACGCGGCCCTTGTCATCGTAGGCGGCAAACTCCGGTTTGCCGGAAACTGGAATGGTGGCCAGCACTTTCAGCGACGAGGCGTCAATCACGGTCACGTTCTTGCTCCGCCCGTTGAACGCGAATACGCGTTTCGACCGCGGCTCATACAAAATCGCGTCGGGATTCTCGCCTGCCGGCGCCGTGCCGATCGCCTTCAGCGTTTTCAGATCCACCACCACCATTTGGTTGGCGCGCCCGGCGCTGATGAATCCCTTGTTCAACTCCGGCGCCAGCGCGATCCCGTGCACGCCCGGCGTGTCGGGAATTTCCGCCAGCAGTTTGCCGGAGTCCGCGTCCACCACCATCATGCGCGTCGCGCGCGACGCGTACACCCGCCGCGCGGCTGCGTCCACCGCGATGTAGTCCCAGCCTCCATCACCGCCAAGGGCGATGTGCTTCACAACCCTGTATTGCGGCGGCGCCGGCGCGGCCATGGCGATCAGCGCGATCCCGCACATCGCAAGCAACAACACCCGGGCAATCCGGCAAGAGAGCATGGCGACCTCCGGTCGAACAGCATACCGGAAATCCAAACTCCCGGCGCGTTCGGCGCGTCCCGGATAACCGCTACCCGGAATTCCTCATCTCAACAACTGCCCTCGTTCCCTGGCCGACACAAGGTCGCCATGCGCTGCATAACGAACTGCCGCACCGCACCACACTCCACGGCCCACGCTGACTTTCACATCCCCTTGGCTTCGGCGCGCTCGCTCGCAACCGCACTCACGCTGCTGTTGTTGAGCGCATTCATGCCGGCCGCTGCGCAGGAACCGGAAGTCCACATCACGCCGCGCGTCGACTCCAGCGCCAAGCCGTCCGACGTGGCCGGTGACCCGGCGCTCAAGACGCACACCAAACCGCTGCGCTCCGACGTGGAGATGGTGCTGGTCCCGGTCACGGTCACCGATCACATGGACCGGCTCGTCACCGGCCTGGCAAAGGAGAACTTCCAAGTCTTCCAGGACAAGCAACAGCAGGAGGTACGCCATCTCTCTTCCGAGGACGCCCCCATTTCCGCCGGCATCCTCTTCGACATGAGCGGCAGCATGAAAGACAAGTTCGACAAGGCCAAGGAAGCCGTGGTGCAGTTCATGCAGATCGCCAACCCCGACGACGAATTCTTTCTCATCGGCTTCTCCGACAAGCCCCGACTCCTGTCCGACTTTGTCGAGTCTCCCAGCGAGATCCAGAGCAAGCTCGTCTTCACCGCGCCCAAGGGCATGACCGCGCTGCTCGACGCCACTTACATGGGCTTGAACCAGATGCGGCACGCTCGGCATCGGCGCAAGGCGTTGCTCATCATCTCCGACGGTGGCGACAATCACAGCCGATACAGCGAGAGCGAGATCAAGTCCGCGGTCCAGGAGGCCGACGTGCAGATTTACGCCATCGGCATCTTCGACCAAACCCCGCGCACCTGGGAAGAGCGCTTCGGACCGGTGCTGCTCTCGGATGTGACGGACGTGACCGGCGGACGAAGCTTCGTCCTCAGCAACCTCAACGATCTGCCTGACGTTGCCGCCAAGATCGGCGCCGAACTGCGCAACCAGTACGTGATCGCTTATGTGCCGCAGCACAAGCCCAAAGACGGCAAGTGGCACAAGATCCGCGTCAAGCTGTTGCCTCCGAAAGGACTGCCTTCGCTCAGCATCCACGCCAAACGCGGCTACTACGCGGCGCAGGAATAGCGGTTAGCTCTTAGCACTTGCCGCTTCGCATTTGCCAACGACCATCGACTTCGCGCATTTGTCAACGATCATCGACTTCCCGCATCTGCCATCGACCATCGACGATCTGCTTGTCCTACAATCAGTGAGAAGCTAACAGCTA from Terriglobia bacterium includes the following:
- a CDS encoding MFS transporter, producing MFAVRALRHRNYRLFFGGQSVSLIGTWMTRIATSWLVYRLTGSALLLGVVGFAGQIPTFLLAPFAGVWVDRLDRHRVLVVTQILAMLQSFALAVLALTHRITIWNIVWLSAFQGLINAFDMPARQAFVVEMVEEREDLSNAIALNSSMVNMARLIGPSLAGVVIAVFGEGYCFLIDGFSYLAVIASLLLMRLRRQEPRRARTNMLAELKEGWAYVSGSVAIRAILVLLALVSLVGMPYTVLMPIFAGSILRGGPHTLGFLMAASGVGALTGAVHLASRRTVVGLGRVVTASAALFGIGLITFSQSRRMWLSLALMVVTGMGMMQQMAASNTILQTIVDEEKRGRVMSYFSMAIVGMTPFGSLLAGSVAARMGAPRTLLISGVCCVAGAAWFGLHLEDVRSEVRPIYRELGILPEIANGIHQASVLRTPPEE
- a CDS encoding molybdopterin-dependent oxidoreductase, whose protein sequence is MSGEKEKNPTLSRQTRAGQGWGNPSELDLQTDLAFEIAQYDVNGLHWFEVNRRSFLKTLGGGVLVCVAAKSLLGQESGRGGFRSQELPQEIAAWLHVAQDGTVTVYTGKVEMGQNIRTSLAQQVAEELRAPVESIRMTMGDTELTPWDAGTFGSRTTPTMGPQLRKIALEARQALVEIAAQKWSAQPASLVAADGKVMNPHTKQSFSYGELTQGRNIVKMTAADPELTPASEWKIAGKPVPKVDGRKFVTGEHRYTSDMQVEGMIYGKVLRPAGFKAKLVSLDSSAAEKMPGVKVVRDGDFIGVVAPDAWTAERAVSAIKAQWSVPPQPSNASLFEYLKNNQEEGGNRATGSKHQTGSVTQALAEADFKIEQTYTVQYIAHAPLETRAALAEWKGDKLTVWTGTQRPFAVRDELVEAFRISPDKARVLVPDTGSAYGGKHTGDAAVEAARLARAAAKPVKVVWTREEEFTWAYFRPAGLIEVRSGARKDGTIVAWEFHNCNSGPAAIGTPYDIANQLIQFHPVKSPLRQGSYRGLAATANHFARESHMDELAHAAGIEPLEFRLKNTANPRLRAVFQAAAAKFGWGREKATATRGFGIAGGIEKGGHVATCAEVAIDTKTRAVRIRRVVEAFECGAVVNPNGLRNQIEGMIVQAIGGAMFEAVRFENGHVLNPHFAQYRVPRFADAPEIEIVVLDRKDLPPAGAGETPIVGLAPAVANAIFSASGVRLRAMPLLPEGRIPA
- a CDS encoding (2Fe-2S)-binding protein; this encodes MSALVLIVNGNERRVEAAPQESLLSVLRDRLQLTGTKYGCGEGECGACTVLLNGKPVRSCRTRVGDAAGKKITTIEDLERNGRLHPVQQAFLDQEAFQCAYCTSGMIMSAAGLLMNTTNPSDAEIVRQMNGNICRCGTYARIVAAVRQASQGMRKE
- a CDS encoding YncE family protein — its product is MCGIALIAMAAPAPPQYRVVKHIALGGDGGWDYIAVDAAARRVYASRATRMMVVDADSGKLLAEIPDTPGVHGIALAPELNKGFISAGRANQMVVVDLKTLKAIGTAPAGENPDAILYEPRSKRVFAFNGRSKNVTVIDASSLKVLATIPVSGKPEFAAYDDKGRVFVNIEDKGTLAVIDAAAMKVTNEWAMSPCERPTGLAIDRNKGRLFAGCSGNKAMAVMDANSGKLLASVPIGAGCDGTAFDASNELAFAANGRDGTVTVIGETAPGKFETVQTVPTQVSGRTIALDEKTHQLFIPAAKLQPPPAPGLRPTMEPGSFELLVVGR
- a CDS encoding VWA domain-containing protein, translated to MRCITNCRTAPHSTAHADFHIPLASARSLATALTLLLLSAFMPAAAQEPEVHITPRVDSSAKPSDVAGDPALKTHTKPLRSDVEMVLVPVTVTDHMDRLVTGLAKENFQVFQDKQQQEVRHLSSEDAPISAGILFDMSGSMKDKFDKAKEAVVQFMQIANPDDEFFLIGFSDKPRLLSDFVESPSEIQSKLVFTAPKGMTALLDATYMGLNQMRHARHRRKALLIISDGGDNHSRYSESEIKSAVQEADVQIYAIGIFDQTPRTWEERFGPVLLSDVTDVTGGRSFVLSNLNDLPDVAAKIGAELRNQYVIAYVPQHKPKDGKWHKIRVKLLPPKGLPSLSIHAKRGYYAAQE